The Candidatus Neomarinimicrobiota bacterium DNA window GATGCTCCATGCTGCGCTGTCTTCATTGGCTGGTCGTTCTGGGTGAGATCGAATTGCCTAAGTAACCGCTCCTTATCCCATATCATTTCCGAGCGGGTATAAGATACCAAATCGTCAATATAAGTTAATTCTATTGCATCTTCCGGGCATGCTTCTTCACACATCCCGCAGTAAATGCATCTTAACATGTTGATCTCAAATATTTTTGGAACTCTTTCCCTATCCTTCCAATCAGACGGCGAAGCTGAAGGTAAAATTGTTATACAGTTTGCCGGACAGGCGGTAGAACACATCTCGCACGCAACGCACTTTATTCTGCCCATGCTGTCCTTATTTAGCCTGTGCGCTCCCCTATATCCCGGATGGTGTTTCACTATTTCCTCAGGATACTGAAGAGTGAAACGACTTCCCATCAAATGTTTAAAGGTGAGCGCTAAACCTCTCAAAATCGCTGGTATATATATCTTATCCCAAATTGAATTTGGGCGGCGTACTATCATCTATTTCTTATTATCCCTCTTTATAAAGCCTTTCGGTAGAATATAATAATCACCGGTTGAGAAGTCAACAAGAGTTGGAGATATTTACGGCTCTTCCGCCGCCGGTTTGTGGGCACAACTGGACTCGAACCAGTGACCCCCGCCTTGTAAGGGCGGTGCTCTAAACCAACTGAGCTATGCGCCCGTCCCCGCAAAGTATAAAACCAACAAGAATAAAAATCAAGAGAGATAAGTGTGCGAGTCAGGATTTATCCTGACCGCATTGATTGTCTCTGTTAGGCGTCAGGACAAGTCCTGACTGCCACATAGGATAGATAAGCGACTGTAGTTAGTGTATGTAGGGACAACTCAGGAGGAGTTCTCCAAAGGAGTCATTCGTGACCTTCGGAACACCCCTCCCCGCCAGACCGATGTCCTGCCCGGCAAGCGGTCAGACGGGCGGGCTGGTTGATAGATGGGATTTTGGTCTCCCCTCCTTTTCAAGGAGGGGATAAAGGGGTGGTTATCCTTTTGATAGCCCCTCCAAACCCTGCGCGTTCACGACCGCTATCGCCGTCATGTTCACAACGTCTTTGACCTCGGAGGAGCCTATTTGCAGGACGTGAACAGGTTTTTCCAAGCCGACGAGTATAGGCCCGACCGCTTCCGTTCCGCCGAGTCTGTGCAGGAGCTTGTAAGCGATGTTCCCTGACGTCAGGTCGGGAAATATCAATACGTTAGCTTCTTTCTGAAGCGCCGAAAAAGGGTAATTCTCTTTCATAACCGATTTCACGACGGCGGCGTCAACGTTCATCTCGCCGTCTATTATCAAGTCAGGCGCCTGTTTCTTCACGAGCTTTACCGCATCGGCGACCTTTTTCGCCTCCGGGTGGTTGGAGCTGCCGAAATTTGAGAAAGAGAGCATAGCGACTCTCGGTTCCATGTCGAATTCCCTTGCGAGGTCCGCCGTCAGTAACGCTGTCTCCGCGAGTATCTCCGGCGTGGTCTCTATGTTCATGGTAGTATCGGCGAATAGCTTTATCTTGTTTTTGAATATCATCAGGTAAACGCCGCT harbors:
- a CDS encoding NADH-quinone oxidoreductase subunit I — its product is MIVRRPNSIWDKIYIPAILRGLALTFKHLMGSRFTLQYPEEIVKHHPGYRGAHRLNKDSMGRIKCVACEMCSTACPANCITILPSASPSDWKDRERVPKIFEINMLRCIYCGMCEEACPEDAIELTYIDDLVSYTRSEMIWDKERLLRQFDLTQNDQPMKTAQHGASMKALHGAA